A section of the Aphelocoma coerulescens isolate FSJ_1873_10779 unplaced genomic scaffold, UR_Acoe_1.0 HiC_scaffold_60, whole genome shotgun sequence genome encodes:
- the LOC138102089 gene encoding IgGFc-binding protein-like isoform X1: MKGSLVVIFTECIHVTGRSPLIPCFPSSLLAPAGFLQLFQALGPEFPIPRNSPLGLGSFILVMAQDGIWWLLLPFCALSSASYRGREFLAVFPQNDDESPSAYLQLLLTSYGPADTQVSVTLRGGSVTRSVTLGPDLTVPLSLPADLELTGSRTSHKTLVVQASADISVVAVSTKSYTVGATALLPVESLGTRYYVVTPVGNYTYGLTEFVVAAGAATTAVSITTTATFHYAGATYVPGAVLCLLLQPYHSLQLQSSQDFTGTAVVADSPVAVLSGHPCVKVSAGFDFVVEQLLPITAWGKNYVVPPNPLQTDVDFVYVVTDEDNTITYNTGSRNATVVMAAGEVQRFVVNPNSHLYISAVVAVQVVFFFSGSSWQDPFLLVVPPVTAHCTAFRFSSVPGQYNHAILVAPTTAAANTTLNHQPDNTMAWQAIPGTDFSWAIITVHATTQSAENSQVPIGLLVFGFQSQTGYGFPGLCATRFGMQGEV, encoded by the exons ATGAAGGGGTCTCTGGTGGTCATATTCACGGAATGCATCCATGTTACAG GCAGAAGCCCTTTAATTCCCTGTTTTCCATCGTCTCTCCTGGCTCCAGCtggttttcttcagctttttcaGGCACTTGGGCCAGAATTTCCCATTCCCCGGAATTCCCCGCTGGGTCTCGGATCATTCATTTTGG TGATGGCACAGGATGGGATCTGGTggctcctccttcccttctgtG cacTCTCCAGTGCCAGCTACCGGGGCCGGGAGTTCCTGGCCGTGTTCCCACAGAATGACGACGAGTCCCCCAGCGCgtacctgcagctgctgctcacctCCTATGGCCCTGCCGACACCCAGGTGTCGGTGACGCTCCGCGGTGGCTCCGTCACCCGCAGCGTCACCCTGGGGCCGGACCTCACTGtgcccctgtccctccctgctgACCTGGAACTCACTGGAAGCCGCACTTCCCATAAAACCTTGGTGGTCCAGGCCAGCGCTGACATCTCCGTGGTGGCCGTCAGCACCAAGAGCTACACTGTGGGTGCCACTGCTCTCCTGCCCGTGGAGAGCCTGGGCACCAGGTACTACGTGGTGACACCTGTTGGGAACTACACTTACGGCCTGACTGAGTTCGTGGTGGCCGCTGGCGCCGCCACCACCGCTGTCAGCATAACCACCACCGCCACTTTCCACTATGCTGGGGCCACCTACGTCCCCGGCgctgtgctctgcctgctcctgcagccctacCACAGCTTgcagctccagagcagccaggACTTCACTGGCACAGCCGTGGTGGCCGACAGCCCTGTGGCTGTCCTCAGCGGCCACCCCTGTGTCAAGGTGTCTGCTGGCTTTGACTTTGTGGTGGAGCAGCTCCTCCCGATAACAGCGTGGGGGAAGAACTACGTGGTGCCACCCAACCCACTGCAGACAGACGTTGACTTTGTGTACGTGGTGACGGATGAGGACAACACCATCACCTACAACACCGGGAGCAGGAATGCCACTGTGGTCATGGCGGCAGGGGAGGTGCAGAGGTTCGTGGTGAACCCTAACTCACACCTGTACATCAGTGCGGTGGTGGCAGTACAGGTGGTGTTTTTCTTCAGTGGGTCATCTTGGCAAgatcccttcctccttgttgTCCCACCTGTCACCGCCCACTGCACTGCATTCCGCTTCAGCAGCGTGCCCGGCCAGTATAACCATGCCATCCTTGTTGCACccaccactgctgctgccaacaCCACCCTCAACCATCAGCCCGACAACACCATGGCGTGGCAGGCCATTCCTGGCACGGATTTCTCCTGGGCCATCATCACCGTGCACGCAACGACACAGAGTGCTGAGAACTCACAGGTGCCCATCGGGCTCCTGGTGTTTGGGTTCCAGAGTCAAACTGGATATGGCTTCCCTGGGCTCTGTGCCACCA GATTTGGTATGCAAGGAGAGGTGTGA
- the LOC138102089 gene encoding IgGFc-binding protein-like isoform X3 has protein sequence MKGSLVVIFTECIHVTAGFLQLFQALGPEFPIPRNSPLGLGSFILVMAQDGIWWLLLPFCALSSASYRGREFLAVFPQNDDESPSAYLQLLLTSYGPADTQVSVTLRGGSVTRSVTLGPDLTVPLSLPADLELTGSRTSHKTLVVQASADISVVAVSTKSYTVGATALLPVESLGTRYYVVTPVGNYTYGLTEFVVAAGAATTAVSITTTATFHYAGATYVPGAVLCLLLQPYHSLQLQSSQDFTGTAVVADSPVAVLSGHPCVKVSAGFDFVVEQLLPITAWGKNYVVPPNPLQTDVDFVYVVTDEDNTITYNTGSRNATVVMAAGEVQRFVVNPNSHLYISAVVAVQVVFFFSGSSWQDPFLLVVPPVTAHCTAFRFSSVPGQYNHAILVAPTTAAANTTLNHQPDNTMAWQAIPGTDFSWAIITVHATTQSAENSQVPIGLLVFGFQSQTGYGFPGLCATRFGMQGEV, from the exons ATGAAGGGGTCTCTGGTGGTCATATTCACGGAATGCATCCATGTTACAG CtggttttcttcagctttttcaGGCACTTGGGCCAGAATTTCCCATTCCCCGGAATTCCCCGCTGGGTCTCGGATCATTCATTTTGG TGATGGCACAGGATGGGATCTGGTggctcctccttcccttctgtG cacTCTCCAGTGCCAGCTACCGGGGCCGGGAGTTCCTGGCCGTGTTCCCACAGAATGACGACGAGTCCCCCAGCGCgtacctgcagctgctgctcacctCCTATGGCCCTGCCGACACCCAGGTGTCGGTGACGCTCCGCGGTGGCTCCGTCACCCGCAGCGTCACCCTGGGGCCGGACCTCACTGtgcccctgtccctccctgctgACCTGGAACTCACTGGAAGCCGCACTTCCCATAAAACCTTGGTGGTCCAGGCCAGCGCTGACATCTCCGTGGTGGCCGTCAGCACCAAGAGCTACACTGTGGGTGCCACTGCTCTCCTGCCCGTGGAGAGCCTGGGCACCAGGTACTACGTGGTGACACCTGTTGGGAACTACACTTACGGCCTGACTGAGTTCGTGGTGGCCGCTGGCGCCGCCACCACCGCTGTCAGCATAACCACCACCGCCACTTTCCACTATGCTGGGGCCACCTACGTCCCCGGCgctgtgctctgcctgctcctgcagccctacCACAGCTTgcagctccagagcagccaggACTTCACTGGCACAGCCGTGGTGGCCGACAGCCCTGTGGCTGTCCTCAGCGGCCACCCCTGTGTCAAGGTGTCTGCTGGCTTTGACTTTGTGGTGGAGCAGCTCCTCCCGATAACAGCGTGGGGGAAGAACTACGTGGTGCCACCCAACCCACTGCAGACAGACGTTGACTTTGTGTACGTGGTGACGGATGAGGACAACACCATCACCTACAACACCGGGAGCAGGAATGCCACTGTGGTCATGGCGGCAGGGGAGGTGCAGAGGTTCGTGGTGAACCCTAACTCACACCTGTACATCAGTGCGGTGGTGGCAGTACAGGTGGTGTTTTTCTTCAGTGGGTCATCTTGGCAAgatcccttcctccttgttgTCCCACCTGTCACCGCCCACTGCACTGCATTCCGCTTCAGCAGCGTGCCCGGCCAGTATAACCATGCCATCCTTGTTGCACccaccactgctgctgccaacaCCACCCTCAACCATCAGCCCGACAACACCATGGCGTGGCAGGCCATTCCTGGCACGGATTTCTCCTGGGCCATCATCACCGTGCACGCAACGACACAGAGTGCTGAGAACTCACAGGTGCCCATCGGGCTCCTGGTGTTTGGGTTCCAGAGTCAAACTGGATATGGCTTCCCTGGGCTCTGTGCCACCA GATTTGGTATGCAAGGAGAGGTGTGA
- the LOC138102089 gene encoding IgGFc-binding protein-like isoform X4, translated as MKGSLVVIFTECIHVTVMAQDGIWWLLLPFCALSSASYRGREFLAVFPQNDDESPSAYLQLLLTSYGPADTQVSVTLRGGSVTRSVTLGPDLTVPLSLPADLELTGSRTSHKTLVVQASADISVVAVSTKSYTVGATALLPVESLGTRYYVVTPVGNYTYGLTEFVVAAGAATTAVSITTTATFHYAGATYVPGAVLCLLLQPYHSLQLQSSQDFTGTAVVADSPVAVLSGHPCVKVSAGFDFVVEQLLPITAWGKNYVVPPNPLQTDVDFVYVVTDEDNTITYNTGSRNATVVMAAGEVQRFVVNPNSHLYISAVVAVQVVFFFSGSSWQDPFLLVVPPVTAHCTAFRFSSVPGQYNHAILVAPTTAAANTTLNHQPDNTMAWQAIPGTDFSWAIITVHATTQSAENSQVPIGLLVFGFQSQTGYGFPGLCATRFGMQGEV; from the exons ATGAAGGGGTCTCTGGTGGTCATATTCACGGAATGCATCCATGTTACAG TGATGGCACAGGATGGGATCTGGTggctcctccttcccttctgtG cacTCTCCAGTGCCAGCTACCGGGGCCGGGAGTTCCTGGCCGTGTTCCCACAGAATGACGACGAGTCCCCCAGCGCgtacctgcagctgctgctcacctCCTATGGCCCTGCCGACACCCAGGTGTCGGTGACGCTCCGCGGTGGCTCCGTCACCCGCAGCGTCACCCTGGGGCCGGACCTCACTGtgcccctgtccctccctgctgACCTGGAACTCACTGGAAGCCGCACTTCCCATAAAACCTTGGTGGTCCAGGCCAGCGCTGACATCTCCGTGGTGGCCGTCAGCACCAAGAGCTACACTGTGGGTGCCACTGCTCTCCTGCCCGTGGAGAGCCTGGGCACCAGGTACTACGTGGTGACACCTGTTGGGAACTACACTTACGGCCTGACTGAGTTCGTGGTGGCCGCTGGCGCCGCCACCACCGCTGTCAGCATAACCACCACCGCCACTTTCCACTATGCTGGGGCCACCTACGTCCCCGGCgctgtgctctgcctgctcctgcagccctacCACAGCTTgcagctccagagcagccaggACTTCACTGGCACAGCCGTGGTGGCCGACAGCCCTGTGGCTGTCCTCAGCGGCCACCCCTGTGTCAAGGTGTCTGCTGGCTTTGACTTTGTGGTGGAGCAGCTCCTCCCGATAACAGCGTGGGGGAAGAACTACGTGGTGCCACCCAACCCACTGCAGACAGACGTTGACTTTGTGTACGTGGTGACGGATGAGGACAACACCATCACCTACAACACCGGGAGCAGGAATGCCACTGTGGTCATGGCGGCAGGGGAGGTGCAGAGGTTCGTGGTGAACCCTAACTCACACCTGTACATCAGTGCGGTGGTGGCAGTACAGGTGGTGTTTTTCTTCAGTGGGTCATCTTGGCAAgatcccttcctccttgttgTCCCACCTGTCACCGCCCACTGCACTGCATTCCGCTTCAGCAGCGTGCCCGGCCAGTATAACCATGCCATCCTTGTTGCACccaccactgctgctgccaacaCCACCCTCAACCATCAGCCCGACAACACCATGGCGTGGCAGGCCATTCCTGGCACGGATTTCTCCTGGGCCATCATCACCGTGCACGCAACGACACAGAGTGCTGAGAACTCACAGGTGCCCATCGGGCTCCTGGTGTTTGGGTTCCAGAGTCAAACTGGATATGGCTTCCCTGGGCTCTGTGCCACCA GATTTGGTATGCAAGGAGAGGTGTGA
- the LOC138102089 gene encoding IgGFc-binding protein-like isoform X5: MKGSLVVIFTECIHVTGRSPLIPCFPSSLLAPAGFLQLFQALGPEFPIPRNSPLGLGSFILVMAQDGIWWLLLPFCALSSASYRGREFLAVFPQNDDESPSAYLQLLLTSYGPADTQVSVTLRGGSVTRSVTLGPDLTVPLSLPADLELTGSRTSHKTLVVQASADISVVAVSTKSYTVGATALLPVESLGTRYYVVTPVGNYTYGLTEFVVAAGAATTAVSITTTATFHYAGATYVPGAVLCLLLQPYHSLQLQSSQDFTGTAVVADSPVAVLSGHPCVKVSAGFDFVVEQLLPITAWGKNYVVPPNPLQTDVDFVYVVTDEDNTITYNTGSRNATVVMAAGEVQSVPGQYNHAILVAPTTAAANTTLNHQPDNTMAWQAIPGTDFSWAIITVHATTQSAENSQVPIGLLVFGFQSQTGYGFPGLCATRFGMQGEV; encoded by the exons ATGAAGGGGTCTCTGGTGGTCATATTCACGGAATGCATCCATGTTACAG GCAGAAGCCCTTTAATTCCCTGTTTTCCATCGTCTCTCCTGGCTCCAGCtggttttcttcagctttttcaGGCACTTGGGCCAGAATTTCCCATTCCCCGGAATTCCCCGCTGGGTCTCGGATCATTCATTTTGG TGATGGCACAGGATGGGATCTGGTggctcctccttcccttctgtG cacTCTCCAGTGCCAGCTACCGGGGCCGGGAGTTCCTGGCCGTGTTCCCACAGAATGACGACGAGTCCCCCAGCGCgtacctgcagctgctgctcacctCCTATGGCCCTGCCGACACCCAGGTGTCGGTGACGCTCCGCGGTGGCTCCGTCACCCGCAGCGTCACCCTGGGGCCGGACCTCACTGtgcccctgtccctccctgctgACCTGGAACTCACTGGAAGCCGCACTTCCCATAAAACCTTGGTGGTCCAGGCCAGCGCTGACATCTCCGTGGTGGCCGTCAGCACCAAGAGCTACACTGTGGGTGCCACTGCTCTCCTGCCCGTGGAGAGCCTGGGCACCAGGTACTACGTGGTGACACCTGTTGGGAACTACACTTACGGCCTGACTGAGTTCGTGGTGGCCGCTGGCGCCGCCACCACCGCTGTCAGCATAACCACCACCGCCACTTTCCACTATGCTGGGGCCACCTACGTCCCCGGCgctgtgctctgcctgctcctgcagccctacCACAGCTTgcagctccagagcagccaggACTTCACTGGCACAGCCGTGGTGGCCGACAGCCCTGTGGCTGTCCTCAGCGGCCACCCCTGTGTCAAGGTGTCTGCTGGCTTTGACTTTGTGGTGGAGCAGCTCCTCCCGATAACAGCGTGGGGGAAGAACTACGTGGTGCCACCCAACCCACTGCAGACAGACGTTGACTTTGTGTACGTGGTGACGGATGAGGACAACACCATCACCTACAACACCGGGAGCAGGAATGCCACTGTGGTCATGGCGGCAGGGGAGGTGCAGAG CGTGCCCGGCCAGTATAACCATGCCATCCTTGTTGCACccaccactgctgctgccaacaCCACCCTCAACCATCAGCCCGACAACACCATGGCGTGGCAGGCCATTCCTGGCACGGATTTCTCCTGGGCCATCATCACCGTGCACGCAACGACACAGAGTGCTGAGAACTCACAGGTGCCCATCGGGCTCCTGGTGTTTGGGTTCCAGAGTCAAACTGGATATGGCTTCCCTGGGCTCTGTGCCACCA GATTTGGTATGCAAGGAGAGGTGTGA
- the LOC138102089 gene encoding IgGFc-binding protein-like isoform X2 encodes MHPCYRSPLIPCFPSSLLAPAGFLQLFQALGPEFPIPRNSPLGLGSFILVMAQDGIWWLLLPFCALSSASYRGREFLAVFPQNDDESPSAYLQLLLTSYGPADTQVSVTLRGGSVTRSVTLGPDLTVPLSLPADLELTGSRTSHKTLVVQASADISVVAVSTKSYTVGATALLPVESLGTRYYVVTPVGNYTYGLTEFVVAAGAATTAVSITTTATFHYAGATYVPGAVLCLLLQPYHSLQLQSSQDFTGTAVVADSPVAVLSGHPCVKVSAGFDFVVEQLLPITAWGKNYVVPPNPLQTDVDFVYVVTDEDNTITYNTGSRNATVVMAAGEVQRFVVNPNSHLYISAVVAVQVVFFFSGSSWQDPFLLVVPPVTAHCTAFRFSSVPGQYNHAILVAPTTAAANTTLNHQPDNTMAWQAIPGTDFSWAIITVHATTQSAENSQVPIGLLVFGFQSQTGYGFPGLCATRFGMQGEV; translated from the exons ATGCATCCATGTTACAG AAGCCCTTTAATTCCCTGTTTTCCATCGTCTCTCCTGGCTCCAGCtggttttcttcagctttttcaGGCACTTGGGCCAGAATTTCCCATTCCCCGGAATTCCCCGCTGGGTCTCGGATCATTCATTTTGG TGATGGCACAGGATGGGATCTGGTggctcctccttcccttctgtG cacTCTCCAGTGCCAGCTACCGGGGCCGGGAGTTCCTGGCCGTGTTCCCACAGAATGACGACGAGTCCCCCAGCGCgtacctgcagctgctgctcacctCCTATGGCCCTGCCGACACCCAGGTGTCGGTGACGCTCCGCGGTGGCTCCGTCACCCGCAGCGTCACCCTGGGGCCGGACCTCACTGtgcccctgtccctccctgctgACCTGGAACTCACTGGAAGCCGCACTTCCCATAAAACCTTGGTGGTCCAGGCCAGCGCTGACATCTCCGTGGTGGCCGTCAGCACCAAGAGCTACACTGTGGGTGCCACTGCTCTCCTGCCCGTGGAGAGCCTGGGCACCAGGTACTACGTGGTGACACCTGTTGGGAACTACACTTACGGCCTGACTGAGTTCGTGGTGGCCGCTGGCGCCGCCACCACCGCTGTCAGCATAACCACCACCGCCACTTTCCACTATGCTGGGGCCACCTACGTCCCCGGCgctgtgctctgcctgctcctgcagccctacCACAGCTTgcagctccagagcagccaggACTTCACTGGCACAGCCGTGGTGGCCGACAGCCCTGTGGCTGTCCTCAGCGGCCACCCCTGTGTCAAGGTGTCTGCTGGCTTTGACTTTGTGGTGGAGCAGCTCCTCCCGATAACAGCGTGGGGGAAGAACTACGTGGTGCCACCCAACCCACTGCAGACAGACGTTGACTTTGTGTACGTGGTGACGGATGAGGACAACACCATCACCTACAACACCGGGAGCAGGAATGCCACTGTGGTCATGGCGGCAGGGGAGGTGCAGAGGTTCGTGGTGAACCCTAACTCACACCTGTACATCAGTGCGGTGGTGGCAGTACAGGTGGTGTTTTTCTTCAGTGGGTCATCTTGGCAAgatcccttcctccttgttgTCCCACCTGTCACCGCCCACTGCACTGCATTCCGCTTCAGCAGCGTGCCCGGCCAGTATAACCATGCCATCCTTGTTGCACccaccactgctgctgccaacaCCACCCTCAACCATCAGCCCGACAACACCATGGCGTGGCAGGCCATTCCTGGCACGGATTTCTCCTGGGCCATCATCACCGTGCACGCAACGACACAGAGTGCTGAGAACTCACAGGTGCCCATCGGGCTCCTGGTGTTTGGGTTCCAGAGTCAAACTGGATATGGCTTCCCTGGGCTCTGTGCCACCA GATTTGGTATGCAAGGAGAGGTGTGA
- the LOC138102089 gene encoding IgGFc-binding protein-like isoform X6: MAQDGIWWLLLPFCALSSASYRGREFLAVFPQNDDESPSAYLQLLLTSYGPADTQVSVTLRGGSVTRSVTLGPDLTVPLSLPADLELTGSRTSHKTLVVQASADISVVAVSTKSYTVGATALLPVESLGTRYYVVTPVGNYTYGLTEFVVAAGAATTAVSITTTATFHYAGATYVPGAVLCLLLQPYHSLQLQSSQDFTGTAVVADSPVAVLSGHPCVKVSAGFDFVVEQLLPITAWGKNYVVPPNPLQTDVDFVYVVTDEDNTITYNTGSRNATVVMAAGEVQRFVVNPNSHLYISAVVAVQVVFFFSGSSWQDPFLLVVPPVTAHCTAFRFSSVPGQYNHAILVAPTTAAANTTLNHQPDNTMAWQAIPGTDFSWAIITVHATTQSAENSQVPIGLLVFGFQSQTGYGFPGLCATRFGMQGEV; encoded by the exons ATGGCACAGGATGGGATCTGGTggctcctccttcccttctgtG cacTCTCCAGTGCCAGCTACCGGGGCCGGGAGTTCCTGGCCGTGTTCCCACAGAATGACGACGAGTCCCCCAGCGCgtacctgcagctgctgctcacctCCTATGGCCCTGCCGACACCCAGGTGTCGGTGACGCTCCGCGGTGGCTCCGTCACCCGCAGCGTCACCCTGGGGCCGGACCTCACTGtgcccctgtccctccctgctgACCTGGAACTCACTGGAAGCCGCACTTCCCATAAAACCTTGGTGGTCCAGGCCAGCGCTGACATCTCCGTGGTGGCCGTCAGCACCAAGAGCTACACTGTGGGTGCCACTGCTCTCCTGCCCGTGGAGAGCCTGGGCACCAGGTACTACGTGGTGACACCTGTTGGGAACTACACTTACGGCCTGACTGAGTTCGTGGTGGCCGCTGGCGCCGCCACCACCGCTGTCAGCATAACCACCACCGCCACTTTCCACTATGCTGGGGCCACCTACGTCCCCGGCgctgtgctctgcctgctcctgcagccctacCACAGCTTgcagctccagagcagccaggACTTCACTGGCACAGCCGTGGTGGCCGACAGCCCTGTGGCTGTCCTCAGCGGCCACCCCTGTGTCAAGGTGTCTGCTGGCTTTGACTTTGTGGTGGAGCAGCTCCTCCCGATAACAGCGTGGGGGAAGAACTACGTGGTGCCACCCAACCCACTGCAGACAGACGTTGACTTTGTGTACGTGGTGACGGATGAGGACAACACCATCACCTACAACACCGGGAGCAGGAATGCCACTGTGGTCATGGCGGCAGGGGAGGTGCAGAGGTTCGTGGTGAACCCTAACTCACACCTGTACATCAGTGCGGTGGTGGCAGTACAGGTGGTGTTTTTCTTCAGTGGGTCATCTTGGCAAgatcccttcctccttgttgTCCCACCTGTCACCGCCCACTGCACTGCATTCCGCTTCAGCAGCGTGCCCGGCCAGTATAACCATGCCATCCTTGTTGCACccaccactgctgctgccaacaCCACCCTCAACCATCAGCCCGACAACACCATGGCGTGGCAGGCCATTCCTGGCACGGATTTCTCCTGGGCCATCATCACCGTGCACGCAACGACACAGAGTGCTGAGAACTCACAGGTGCCCATCGGGCTCCTGGTGTTTGGGTTCCAGAGTCAAACTGGATATGGCTTCCCTGGGCTCTGTGCCACCA GATTTGGTATGCAAGGAGAGGTGTGA